From a single Oreochromis niloticus isolate F11D_XX linkage group LG3, O_niloticus_UMD_NMBU, whole genome shotgun sequence genomic region:
- the LOC106097116 gene encoding butyrophilin-like protein 2: protein MALQEISVMFTHRPSAFSAAVLLLTLVLCRGKSHLVCPSRVVAMMGDDVVLPCQLKLAVDTNAETVNWTKPGLDPNVVHLHFDGRLVFEKQNPSYHFRTRVFEDELIKGNVSLKIFKVKLSDEGTYRCSIPWIREEASIVLTVGSASTPVIKVMSNVSSRVVLQCESAGWYPEPELLWLDGEGNLLSAGPTETLRGPDDLYTVSSRVTVEKRHSNNITCRVQQRNTNQSRETHIHVPGKSHLVCPSQVVAMMGDDVVLPCQLKLAVDTNSETVNWIKPGLDPNVVHLHFDGQLVFENQHPSYHFRTRVFEDELIKGNVSLKIFKVKLSDEGTYRCSIPWIREEASIVLTVGSASTPVIKVMSVVSSRVVLQCESAGWYPEPELLWLDGEGNLLSAGPTETLRGPDDLYTVSSRVTVEKRHSNNITCRVQQRNTNQSRETHIHVPGEDISDSTLPICVNVQAAFLVCIIVMLITWKLKQKQSDHRTDRQKKI from the exons ATGGCTCTTCAGGAGATCAGTGTGATGTTCACACACAGACCCTCGGCCttctctgctgctgtgctgcttcTAACACTCGTCCTCTGCAGAG GAAAATCTCATCTGGTGTGTCCATCACGGGTTGTAGCCATGATGGGTGATGATGTTGTTCTTCCATGTCAGCTTAAACTTGCTGTCGATACTAACGCTGAGACTGTGAACTGGACCAAACCTGGTCTGGACCCAAATGTTGTCCACCTTCATTTTGATGGACGGCTGGTGTTTgagaaacaaaacccatcttaTCACTTTCGTACTCGAGTCTTTGAGGATGAACTGATCAAAGGGAACGTCTCCCTTAAAATATTCAAAGTCAAACTCTCTGATGAAGGAACGTACAGATGCTCCATTCCCTGGATACGTGAAGAAGCTTCCATTGTTCTCACTGTTG GTTCAGCATCTACACCTGTCATAAAGGTGATGTCAAACGTCAGCAGCAGGGTGGTGTTACAGTGTGAGTCTGCAGGCTGGTATCCAGAGCCTGAGCTGCTGTGGTTGGACGGTGAGGGAAACCTCCTCTCTGCTGGACCTACAGAGACCCTCAGAGGTCCTGATGACCTCTATACTGTCAGCAGCAGAGTGACTGTGGAGAAGAGacacagcaacaacatcacCTGCAGAGTCCAACAGAGGAACACCAACCagagcagagagacacacatacatgttCCAG GAAAATCTCATCTGGTGTGTCCATCTCAGGTTGTAGCCATGATGGGTGATGATGTTGTTCTTCCATGTCAGCTTAAACTTGCTGTTGATACTAACTCTGAGACTGTGAACTGGATCAAACCTGGTCTGGACCCAAATGTTGTCCACCTTCATTTTGATGGACAGCTGGTGTTTGAGAACCAACATCCATCTTATCACTTTCGTACTCGAGTCTTTGAGGATGAACTGATCAAAGGGAACGTCTCACTCAAAATATTCAAAGTGAAACTCTCTGATGAAGGAACGTACAGATGCTCCATTCCCTGGATACGTGAAGAAGCTTCCATTGTTCTCACTGTTG GTTCAGCATCTACACCCGTCATAAAGGTGATGTCAGTTGTCAGCAGCAGGGTGGTGTTACAGTGTGAGTCTGCAGGCTGGTATCCAGAGCCTGAGCTGCTGTGGTTGGACGGTGAGGGAAACCTCCTCTCTGCTGGACCTACAGAGACCCTCAGAGGTCCTGATGACCTCTATACTGTCAGCAGCAGAGTGACTGTGGAGAAGAGacacagcaacaacatcacCTGCAGAGTCCAACAGAGGAACACCAACCagagcagagagacacacatacatgttCCAG GTGAAGACATCAGTGACTCTACATTACCCATCTGTGTCAATGTTCAAGCAGCTTTCTTGGTGTGTATTATAGTGATGCTCATTACATGGAAACTGAAGCAAAAGCAAAGTG accacaggacagacagacagaagaaaatataa